The following proteins are encoded in a genomic region of Nicotiana sylvestris chromosome 4, ASM39365v2, whole genome shotgun sequence:
- the LOC104219147 gene encoding putative late blight resistance protein homolog R1B-14 yields the protein MEDDFNDIRDRLIGQARELNIVSIVGMGGMGKTTLARQVFSNPSVLFRFDVSSWVTISQEYEAREILINVLSFGTSDVTAVYHDKSYDQLLEHLYRKLKGKRYLIVMDDLWSIEAWDLVKRSFPDDNNGSRIMITTRLLEVADCAGNGCPPHHMPFLNFEDGWTLLSDKVFGKEDCPPQLEEIGKQMAKHCQGLPLSLVVIGGLLSKMNRTYEDWKKVAENVVSHVGSTTEHCLAILSLSYNWLPPSLKACFLYTGAFLEDAEIPADKLIRIWVAEGFLNTKSDKMLEEVAEESLEDLVSRSLILASRQRANGKLRTCTIHDLLRQLCLKEGKAEKFFNIITKCFDVSSEGMEIERKMCLNPDALNNQNLDLEKGNLNSVRAILCLGVSHTFYLDYLCCKIVDSRFQLLRILDVECIRFSSFPCDITQLIHLRYVACTTGTNVPASISNLWNLQTLIVHPVGDELSLPSEIWKMSSLRYIYYGGMYVHAPPKEENILGLQNLETLDSIPAANSNWIEVLTAAPKIKKLGVLIHPDNHEWSKLIDSLICLADLQKLRIQLAIPSSVEFFQMLPGLLWEVFVTLLKFIIVSRYTNYRIKLLLLLFFLLIARTQKRKGKSTRGVQVPQVKHEEGVEHDEQVPQDPTPTPTAAPTQTTISPEVGQMFNAVNSAMEMFKAFMANQNEKRDKIPPQTNRQNNSEPSRVNEFLKLSPQVFHGSIVDEDPML from the exons ATGGAGGATGACTTCAACGACATAAGAGATCGACTCATTGGGCAAGCGCGGGAGCTTAATATTGTTTCAATTGTTGGCATGGGCGGTATGGGTAAGACAACTCTTGCCAGGCAAGTTTTTAGCAATCCATCAGTATTATTTCGTTTTGATGTTTCTTCATGGGTTACTATTTCTCAAGAATATGAAGCAAGAGAAATTCTTATAAATGTTTTAAGCTTTGGTACTTCTGATGTGACTGCAGTATATCATGACAAGAGCTATGACCAATTATTAGAGCACTTATATAGAAAATTAAAAGGCAAAAGATATTTGATAGTTATGGATGATTTATGGAGTATAGAGGCCTGGGACCTAGTTAAAAGATCATTTCCTGATGATAATAATGGAAGTCGAATCATGATAACTACTAGGCTTCTAGAAGTAGCTGATTGTGCTGGTAATGGTTGCCCTCCCCATCACATGCCTTTCCTTAATTTTGAAGATGGTTGGACTTTGCTGTCTGACAAGGTATTTGGAAAGGAAGACTGTCCTCCTCAGTTGGAGGAAATAGGGAAGCAGATGGCAAAACATTGTCAAGGATTACCCCTCTCGCTTGTTGTCATTGGTGGGCTTCTCTCCAAAATGAATAGGACATATGAAGATTGGAAAAAAGTTGCTGAAAATGTGGTTTCACATGTAGGTTCCACCACTGAGCATTGTTTAGCAATATTGTCGTTGAGTTACAACTGGTTGCCTCCTAGCTTAAAAGCGTGCTTTCTTTATACGGGAGCTTTCCTCGAAGATGCAGAGATTCCTGCAGATAAGTTGATTAGAATTTGGGTTGCTGAGGGTTTTCTAAACACAAAGAGTGATAAAATGTTGGAAGAGGTAGCGGAAGAGTCTTTAGAGGATCTCGTTAGTAGAAGTTTGATTTTGGCTAGTAGACAGCGAGCCAATGGTAAATTAAGAACTTGCACAATTCATGACCTCCTTCGACAATTATGCTTGAAAGAAGGAAAAGCTGAGAAGTTTTTTAATATCATAACTAAATGTTTTGATGTGTCCTCTGAAGGTATGGAGATTGAACGCAAAATGTGTTTGAATCCAGATGCTTTAAATAACCAGAATCTTGACTTGGAGAAAGGTAATTTGAATTCTGTTCGGGCAATCTTATGCCTGGGTGTATCCCATACATTTTACCTTGACTATCTGTGCTGCAAAATAGTAGATTCTCGTTTTCAACTGCTAAGGATATTGGATGTAGAATGTATTCGCTTTTCAAGTTTTCCTTGTGACATAACACAGCTAATACACTTGAGATACGTTGCCTGTACTACTGGTACCAATGTTCCCGCATCAATATCCAATCTGTGGAATCTACAGACGCTGATTGTTCATCCAGTTGGAGATGAATTATCCCTGCCATCGGAAATTTGGAAGATGTCAAGTTTGAGATACATCTATTATGGGGGAATGTATGTGCATGCTCCTCCAAAGGAAGAAAATATTTTGGGTCTTCAGAACTTGGAAACACTTGATTCAATACCCGCTGCAAATTCCAACTGGATAGAAGTTCTTACAGCAGCCCCTAAAATAAAGAAGCTGGGAGTATTGATCCATCCAGATAATCATGAATGGTCTAAGCTTATTGATAGTCTGATTTGCTTAGCTGATCTCCAGAAGCTAAGAATTCAGCTAGCAATTCCCTCTTCCGTAGAGTTTTTCCAAATGCTGCCTGGTCTGCTATGGGAAGTttttgtaacactcctcaaatttataatAGTTTCAAGATACactaattatagaattaaattattattattattatttttcttgttaata GCTCGAACTCAGAAAAGGAAGGGTAAATCCACAAGGGGGGTTCAAGTACCCCAGGTTAAACATGAAGAAGGGGTGGAGCATGATGAGCAAGTACCTCAGGATCCAACGCCAACCCCAACAGCAGCTCCGACTCAAACAACTATATCCCCAGAGGTGGGTCAGATGTTCAATGCAGTCAACAGTGCTATGGAGATGTTTAAGGCCTTTATGGCCAACCAGAATGAGAAAAGAGATAAGATTCCACCTCAAACAAATAGGCAGAACAATTCTGAGCCCTCAAGAGTGAATGAATTTCTGAAGTTGAGTCCTCAAGTGTTCCATGGTTCTATAGTTGATGAAGATCCAATGTTATAG
- the LOC138889516 gene encoding uncharacterized protein, which translates to MANFIPEEDIAAKATEFEQLTQGNKSVQEYYMEFIRLAKHAPHIVKTEKAKICRFVGGLAYHIKDTTSAAAVGMTAFSSVVGFAKHLEKDRQQRREEKEHNKKSRTTGRFNGTSSGGGRNSSNKESLAPAQFSHQSGGGSSFRRTQNNGNQSRQNQNFRTSSSHSQSNAEQHSHQQSICGTCKRQHSGQYKLGFHGCYHCGDIGHIKANCPKLQRKFSGGSTRPSSSSATAVAPPQARGSHNQSRHGVGKGSTFSYVTPYFAINLGLEPEQLSEPFLVSTPVGESVKVTRVYRGCIVSVQGRNTKADLIELEMVDFDVIMGMDWLSSCYAMLDCHAKIVRFQFPNKEVLEWKGSSTSLVGKFISYLKAQRMISKGCLAYLAHIINPESEPPALQSVPIVREFPEVFPDDLPGLPPGRIIDFGIDLMPGTQPISIPPYRMAPAELNELREQLKDLLDKGFIRPSVSPWGALVLFVKKKDGSLRMCVDYRQLNKLPLRTSTHCQELMIYLINFRVQSTFQK; encoded by the exons ATGGCTAACTTTATCCCAGAAGAGGATATAGCAGCTAAGGCTACAGAGTTCGAACAGCTCACGCAAGGGAATAAAAGTGTGCAAGAGTACTACATGGAATTCATAAGGTTAGCTAAGCATGCTCCCCACATAGTTAAGACAGAAAAAGCAAAGATTTGCAGGTTTGTTGGCGGTTTGGCTTACCACATTAAGGATACGACATCAGCTGCAGCGGTAGGAATGACAGCTTTCTCATCTGTTGTGGGGTTCGCCAAGCACTTAGAAAAAGACAGACAACAAAGGAGAGAAGAGAAAGAGCATAACAAGAAATCCCGGACAACGGGCAGGTTTAATGGTACATCCAGCGGAGGCGGAAGGAATTCCTCTAATAAGGAGTCATTAGCACCAGCTCAGTTCAGTCATCAGTCAGGTGGTGGGTCTTCCTTCAGACGTACTCAGAATAATGGAAATCAGTCTCGCCAGAATCAGAAttttaggacatcatcctcacatagCCAGAGTAATGCTGAGCAACATTCACACCAGCAAAGTATTTGTGGAACATGTAAGCGGCAACATTCAGGTCAGTACAAGCTCGGGTTTCATGGTTGCTACCATTGTGGAGACATTGGTCATATAAAGGCCAACTGCCCAAAGTTGCAACGTAAGTTCAGTGGTGGATCAACTCGTCCTTCTAGTTCCTCAGCTACTGCAGTTGCACCGCCTCAGGCTCGTGGTTCTCATAATCAGTCCAGGCATGGAGTAGGCAAAG gttcaacattttcatatgtgactccatactttgcaattaaccTCGGACTAGAACCTGAACAACTTAGTGAGCCATTCCTAGTATCTACTCCAGTTGGCGAGTCAGTGAAAGTCACCAGAGTCTATAGAGGCTGTATAGTTTCAGTCCAAGGTCGCAACACCAAAGCTGATCTCATAGAGttagaaatggtggattttgatgtgatcatgggtatggattggttgtcttcctgctatgccatgttagattgtcatgctaagatagtcaggttccaatttccaaatAAAGAAGTTttagagtggaagggtagttCAACATCGCTAgtaggtaagtttatttcttatcttaaggcacaacgaatgatcagtaaggggtgtctcgcctatttggctcacattattaatccagaatcagaaccaccagcTCTTCAGTCAGTGCCAATTGTTAGAGAATTTCCAGAAGTTTTCCCAGATGACCTTCCCGGACTTCCTCCCGGAAGAATCATAGACTTCGGCATTGATCtcatgccaggcactcagcccatatctataccTCCCTATAGGATGGCTCCAGCAGAACTTAATGAGTTGAGAGAACAGTTGAAAGACCTTCTTGACAAGGGCTTCATCAGGCCGAGTGTTTCACCGTGGGGTGCCCTGGTCCTGTTTGTCAAAAAGAAAGATGGGTCTCTCAGAATGTGTGtcgactatcggcagttgaataagttaccattaagaacaagtacccactgccaagaattgatgatttatttgatcaactttagggtgcaaagtacttttcaaaaatag